Proteins from one Thermoproteota archaeon genomic window:
- a CDS encoding ribonuclease P: MRRKAKEREKDLAKQRIMRLLKLADEAYPREPELGLQYGELARRLALRTRVRIPEQWKWRYCKGCGSFLYPGINADVRTRDRRLPHLVIRCRLCGEIRRIPYLREKRVRRAASR, from the coding sequence ATGAGGAGGAAGGCCAAGGAAAGGGAGAAGGACCTTGCTAAGCAGAGGATAATGAGACTGCTCAAGTTGGCCGATGAGGCATACCCTAGAGAACCTGAACTCGGACTCCAATATGGAGAGCTGGCCAGAAGGTTGGCTCTAAGAACAAGAGTCAGGATACCCGAGCAATGGAAGTGGAGGTACTGCAAGGGATGTGGATCCTTCCTTTACCCTGGAATAAACGCCGACGTCAGGACGAGAGATCGCAGGCTTCCTCACCTAGTGATCAGATGTCGGTTATGCGGTGAGATAAGAAGAATTCCATATCTAAGGGAGAAGAGGGTCAGGAGAGCGGCATCTCGTTGA